A genomic window from Alicyclobacillus vulcanalis includes:
- a CDS encoding tyrosine-type recombinase/integrase: MLGEEAITAFGAHLLRQGRSRKTVIGYQSDLRRFAAFYAKRHNLPWSVEETTVEDLRAYLEVCPGQATTVNRRLYALRSFFKYLVRQGIVGSNPAEMLEAKRVVQKERYALPVDELARFVHRIPHPHVRAAAWTMAYTGLRIAEVIFLRIMDVDFEEGVIRVEHGKGDKPREVPMCVPLHQILSAYAAHYRAHAKPHERFFATPTTGGLSPTHINRVLRQTSQALGYRRYVTAHTFRHSFASNLIRQGVHLVLVQKLLGHSSPTVTSVYTHATREDLQQAVQTLSFGEVQS, translated from the coding sequence ATGTTGGGAGAGGAAGCTATCACAGCGTTTGGGGCGCACCTTTTACGCCAGGGACGGAGCCGGAAGACGGTCATCGGGTACCAGAGCGACCTGAGGCGGTTCGCAGCTTTCTACGCCAAGCGCCACAACTTGCCTTGGTCGGTGGAGGAGACGACCGTCGAGGACTTGCGGGCGTATCTCGAGGTCTGTCCAGGGCAGGCCACGACCGTCAATCGGCGGTTGTACGCGCTCCGGTCGTTTTTCAAGTATCTCGTGCGCCAGGGCATCGTCGGTTCGAACCCGGCGGAGATGCTCGAAGCCAAGCGCGTCGTGCAGAAGGAGCGGTACGCGCTTCCGGTGGACGAGCTCGCGCGGTTTGTCCACCGCATTCCCCATCCGCACGTTCGGGCAGCGGCCTGGACCATGGCGTACACCGGGCTTCGCATCGCGGAAGTCATCTTCCTTCGCATCATGGATGTCGACTTCGAAGAGGGCGTCATCCGTGTGGAACACGGCAAGGGCGACAAACCGCGCGAAGTCCCGATGTGTGTGCCGCTTCATCAGATTCTCTCCGCGTATGCAGCACATTATCGGGCGCATGCCAAGCCACACGAGCGGTTCTTTGCGACGCCCACTACTGGTGGCCTGTCGCCGACGCACATCAACCGGGTGTTGAGACAAACCAGTCAGGCGCTTGGGTATCGCCGGTACGTCACGGCGCACACCTTCCGACATAGTTTCGCTTCGAATCTCATTCGCCAGGGTGTGCATCTGGTGCTGGTTCAGAAGCTCTTGGGTCATAGCTCTCCGACTGTCACGTCGGTGTATACGCATGCGACGCGGGAAGATTTGCAGCAAGCGGTGCAGACGCTCTCGTTCGGGGAGGTGCAGTCTTAA
- a CDS encoding helix-turn-helix transcriptional regulator, producing the protein MPRLAPDALVPEDKLQQFVNWLIEKRAEMEMTQKEMADFLGLSLSYYNAIENRKRNLSAKLVIQLASKLPQGPRFVVQLLGPEVVGKYMNLIQLPPEKEEEYEAEDALLDAIQQREKAAADYLGLLRSILHPSNAVLAVGVKPNLRWFGFTPEDVAIITPATDLKALTPGQLVYVIDRTTQTGEFAFVRAPHGKELTSVESTLMALLDLPRDTMQLFEWGIDPRHALLSWFIDDPNLLVCEVITICKADPSRLVPLVAPGFEAWSPAERKAILQQGVVYARLRQEMQETLQKFRRMLESKPASEVPDDASAVEVGGPEAP; encoded by the coding sequence ATGCCGAGGCTTGCCCCAGATGCGTTGGTGCCCGAGGATAAGCTCCAGCAATTTGTGAATTGGCTCATCGAGAAGCGGGCCGAAATGGAGATGACGCAGAAAGAGATGGCCGACTTCCTCGGGTTGTCGCTTTCCTACTACAACGCCATCGAGAATCGGAAACGCAATCTCAGCGCTAAGCTTGTCATCCAATTGGCGTCGAAATTGCCCCAGGGCCCGCGTTTTGTCGTGCAGTTATTGGGTCCGGAAGTCGTCGGGAAGTACATGAACTTGATACAGCTTCCGCCGGAGAAAGAAGAGGAGTACGAGGCAGAAGACGCGCTCTTGGACGCCATTCAACAGCGTGAAAAGGCGGCGGCTGACTATCTCGGCTTGTTGCGGAGCATCTTGCATCCGTCCAATGCGGTCTTGGCGGTGGGCGTGAAACCGAATCTGCGCTGGTTCGGGTTCACCCCGGAGGACGTGGCTATTATTACGCCCGCGACCGACCTCAAGGCGCTTACGCCTGGGCAACTGGTGTATGTGATCGACCGCACGACCCAAACGGGCGAGTTTGCGTTTGTACGTGCGCCTCATGGGAAGGAACTCACGAGTGTCGAATCGACACTCATGGCGCTGCTCGACCTTCCGAGGGATACGATGCAATTGTTCGAATGGGGCATTGACCCGCGTCATGCGCTCTTATCTTGGTTCATCGATGATCCGAATCTCTTGGTTTGTGAGGTCATCACGATCTGCAAGGCTGATCCCTCTCGTCTCGTTCCTCTCGTAGCACCTGGGTTTGAAGCATGGAGTCCTGCCGAGCGGAAAGCGATTCTCCAACAAGGCGTGGTGTATGCCCGCTTGCGACAGGAGATGCAGGAGACCCTCCAGAAATTTCGTCGCATGCTCGAGTCCAAACCTGCCTCCGAGGTTCCCGACGACGCCTCGGCGGTGGAGGTCGGCGGTCCGGAAGCTCCCTGA